A part of Chroicocephalus ridibundus chromosome 5, bChrRid1.1, whole genome shotgun sequence genomic DNA contains:
- the LOC134515796 gene encoding protein O-GlcNAcase-like isoform X3: MEQRKLLFQWLKHRGLNCYMYAPKDELKHRLLWREPYTEHEAARMRSLIEAAQEQGVEFVFAISAGQDMVFSSAGDRLLLQQKLRQVAAMGCHSFALLFDDIDPCMCQADRDVFPSLAQAQASVANEVYRELGQPSVFLFCPTEYCSSLCSPSPTKSCYLLTLGQELLPGIGVIWTGPKVVSQELSATLLEEVEGVLRRRPVIWDNLYANDYDCRRVFLGPYTGRAPGLMPRLRGLLLNPNCELQANFIPIHTLGSWFQSELRSCAHTDHAGMESAAALGDSQGMQEGSYSPQEALELALLDWVAEINRQALEPGGRTPGHPSVSLKGGTRLQPGTAGGQEIVPDPKPHNSVPSEADQHGPEPCSMAPGEARRKVTSEPKKGSGSRTSGGGRQSPTGEEDQLTMGSGESCESSSALPSPAGSAQSTGTQVATETPHSPDPTMCCSNGANTSQNLPLPMPGDAMTGSDSLPQPPSGTQPEASRADMPQTPPGTGAGASPGHPAPLTDGAGASPGPMALLTDGAGASPGPSALLTDEVGASPGPTAPLTPEEAGSSPTAPVTLEEAGSGPMVPLTPKEARTSPTAPVTPEEARSSPTAPVTPEEARSSPTAPVTPEEAGSSPTALVTLEEAGSGPMVPLTPKEARTSPTAPVTPEEARSSPTAPVTSEEARSSPTAPVTPEEARPIPMAPLSPEEAGSIPTALMAIKEARSDTTAQLTLEEVRMLVELFYLPYHHGPQAQHLLEHFRWLRANSLSVGIPATAPDACEGTRWRSRAQSFQLLCAQTCRLHSRFVSSAGRALLYDLHPYLWDIRNMLLAASAFVRWLDGHLLCDPDPKGTWGSCFGWCQSITAPMLLGGDAEPWARRGGLFGELQALLPVGNSCDLFYHPPPLFPSSQLYLLRPLLPLDKGELYRMCQESLDCDPKVAEILAAHPDLLGDRLLGSFLSLSPEYTFVLEDEGGPCGYAAGALCAEGFLQQRDSSWLPAIRHKYPRDLGAGASALGQDALEEALLFFHAEPPAVPLPVLRRFPSLVQLGTAPRVLDVGASRSLAICLLSALRANGSRGVFCQVSAADRQQLSFYSKLGFVALPVAWGNSPDARLLGRLL; the protein is encoded by the exons GCTGAAACACCGGGGGCTGAACTGCTACATGTACGCGCCCAAGGATGAGCTGAAGCACCGACTGCTCTGGCGAGAGCCCTACACAGAGCATGAGGCAG cccgCATGCGGTCTCTCATCGAAGCTGCCCAAGAACAGGGTGTGGAGTTTGTTTTCGCCATTTCTGCCGGCCAGGACATGGTGTTTTCGAGTGCCGGGGATcggctcctgctgcagcaaaaACTCAGGCAG GTGGCTGCCATGGGGTGCCACTCCTTCGCGCTGCTCTTCGATGACATCGACCCCTGCATGTGCCAAGCCGACAGAGACGTCTTCCCCTCCCTGGCGCAGGCTCAGGCGTCTGTGGCCAACGAGGTGTACCGGGAGCTGGGCCAACCCTCCGTCTTCCTCTTCTGCCCTACAG AGTACTGcagctctctctgctctcccagccccaccaagTCCTGCTACTTGCTGACCCTCGGccaggagctgctcccagggATCGGTGTCATCTGGACAG GCCCAAAGGTGGTGTCACAGGAGCTCTCAGCCACactgctggaggaggtggagggtgtCCTGCGGCGCCGCCCTGTCATCTGGGACAACCTGTATGCCAACGACTATGACTGCCGACGCGTCTTCCTGGGCCCCTACACAGGACGTGCCCCTGGCCTCATGCCCAGGCTCCGTGGGCTGCTCCTCAACCCCAACTGCGAACTCCAGGCCAACTTCATCCCCATACACACACTGGGCAGCTGGTTTCAGAGCGAGCTGAGGAGCTGTGCCCACACTGATCACGCAG GGATGGAGAGTGCCGCAGCCCTGGGGGACAGCCAAGGCATGCAGGAGGGGAGCTACAGCCCCCAGGAGGCCTTGGAGCTGGCACTGCTTGACTGGGTGGCTGAGATAAACCGTCAGGCTTTGGAGCCCG GAGGAAGgaccccaggacaccccagcgTCAGCCTCAAGGGAGGAACAAGGCTGCAGCCCGGCACAGCAGGAGGACAGGAGATTGTGCCCGACCCCAAGCCCCACAACTCTGTTCCCAGTGAGGCAGACCAGCATGGCCCTGAGCCCTGCAGCATGGCACCAGGGGAGGCAAGGAGGAAGGTGACCTCGGAGCCCAAGAAGGGCAGTGGGAGCAGGACCTCTGGTGGTGGTCGGCAAAGCCCCACAGGGGAGGAGGACCAGCTCACCATGGGGAGTGGAGAGAGCTGTGagtcctcctctgctctgcccagcccagctgggagTGCCCAGTCCACAGGAACCCAAGTGGCTACCGAGACTCCCCACAGCCCAGACCCCACAATGTGCTGCAGCAATGGGGCGAACACCAGCCAGAACCTTCCCCTACCCATGCCAGGGGATGCCATGACAGGGAGTgacagcctcccccagccccccagcggCACCCAGCCTGAGGCCAGCAGGGCTGACATGCCCCAGACACCCCCAGGGACTGGGGCTGGTGCCAGCCCTGGCCACCCAGCACCACTCACTGATGGGGCTGGCGCCAGCCCTGGGCCCATGGCTCTGCTCACTGATGGGGCTGGCGCCAGCCCTGGCCCCTCTGCACTGCTCACCGATGAGGTTGGTGCTAGCCCTGGTCCCACGGCACCATTGACCCCAGAGGAGGCTgggtccagccccacagcaccggTGACCCTAGAGGAGGCTGGGTCTGGCCCCATGGTACCACTGACCCCCAAGGAGGCCAGGACCAGCCCCACAGCGCCGGTGACCCCAGAGGAGGCCAggtccagccccacagctccagtGACCCCAGAGGAGGCCAggtccagccccacagctccagtGACCCCAGAGGAGGCTgggtccagccccacagcactggTGACCCTAGAGGAGGCTGGGTCTGGCCCCATGGTACCACTGACCCCCAAGGAGGCCAggaccagccccacagcaccggTGACCCCAGAGGAGGCCAggtccagccccacagctccagtGACCTCAGAGGAGGCCAggtccagccccacagctccagtGACCCCAGAGGAGGCCAGGCCCATCCCCATGGCACCACTGAGCCCAGAGGAGGCTGGGTCCATCCCTACGGCACTGATGGCCATCAAGGAGGCCAGGTCCGACACCACAGCACAGCTGACTCTGGAGGAGGTGCGGATGCTGGTGGAGCTGTTCTACCTGCCCTACCATCATGGGCCACAGGCACAGCATCTCCTGGAGCACTTCCGGTGGCTCCGGGCAAACAGCCTCAGCGTGGGCATCCCAGCCACGGCACCCGATGCCTGTGAG GGCACGCGGTGGCGCAGCCGAGCCCAGTCCTTCCAGCTGCTCTGCGCTCAGACATGCCGCCTGCACAGCCGCTTCGTCAGCAGTGCCGGACGGGCGCTGCTCTACGACCTCCACCCTTACCTCTGGGACATCCGCAACATGCTGCTGGCCGCCAGTGCCTTCGTCCGCTGGCTGG ATGGCCATCTCCTCTGCGACCCTGACCCCAAGGGCACCTGGGGAAGCTGCTTTGGCT GGTGCCAGAGCATCACTGCCCCGATGCTGCTGGGGGGAGATGCTGAGCCCTGGGCGCGTCGGGGGGGCCTCtttggagagctgcag GCACTGCTGCCTGTGGGGAACAGCTGTGATCTCTTCTACCACCCACCTCCGCTCTTTCCGTCCAGCCAGCTGTACCTCCTGCGCCCACTGCTGCCTCTGGACAAG GGAGAGCTTTACCGAATGTGCCAGGAGAGTTTGGACTGTGACCCCAAAGTTGCAGAGATCCTTGCAGCCCACCCTGATCTCCTCGGTGACAG GCTGCTGGGCAGCTTCCTGAGCCTGAGCCCCGAGTACACGTTTGTGCTGGAGGATGAGGGTGGTCCGTGCGGCTACGCAGCCGGAGCACTCTGCGCTGAAGGCTTCCTGCAACAGCGAGACAGCAGCTGGCTGCCGGCCATACGGCACAAGTACCCCCGAGACCTGGGCGCAGGTGCCTCAGCTCTGGGACAG GATGCCCTGGAGGAAGCACTGCTCTTCTTCCACGCAGAGCCACCGGCTGtgcccctgcctgtgctgcgGCGCTTCCCCTCCCTGGTGCAGCTGGGCACGGCCCCCCGAGTGCTGGACGTGGGGGCCAGCCGCAGCCTGGCCATCTGCCTGCTGAGCGCGCTCAGGGCCAACG GGTCACGGGGAGTGTTTTGCCAGGTCAGTGCCGCTGACCGGCAGCAGCTGAGCTTCTACAGCAAGCTGGGCTTCGTCGCCCTGCCGGTGGCCTGGGGCAACTCCCCTGacgctcggctcctgggacgtctCCTCTGA
- the LOC134515796 gene encoding protein O-GlcNAcase-like isoform X8, with translation MSPHAVSHRSCPRTGCGVCFRHFCRPGHGVFECRGSAPAAAKTQAEYCSSLCSPSPTKSCYLLTLGQELLPGIGVIWTGPKVVSQELSATLLEEVEGVLRRRPVIWDNLYANDYDCRRVFLGPYTGRAPGLMPRLRGLLLNPNCELQANFIPIHTLGSWFQSELRSCAHTDHAGMESAAALGDSQGMQEGSYSPQEALELALLDWVAEINRQALEPGGRTPGHPSVSLKGGTRLQPGTAGGQEIVPDPKPHNSVPSEADQHGPEPCSMAPGEARRKVTSEPKKGSGSRTSGGGRQSPTGEEDQLTMGSGESCESSSALPSPAGSAQSTGTQVATETPHSPDPTMCCSNGANTSQNLPLPMPGDAMTGSDSLPQPPSGTQPEASRADMPQTPPGTGAGASPGHPAPLTDGAGASPGPMALLTDGAGASPGPSALLTDEVGASPGPTAPLTPEEAGSSPTAPVTLEEAGSGPMVPLTPKEARTSPTAPVTPEEARSSPTAPVTPEEARSSPTAPVTPEEAGSSPTALVTLEEAGSGPMVPLTPKEARTSPTAPVTPEEARSSPTAPVTSEEARSSPTAPVTPEEARPIPMAPLSPEEAGSIPTALMAIKEARSDTTAQLTLEEVRMLVELFYLPYHHGPQAQHLLEHFRWLRANSLSVGIPATAPDACEGTRWRSRAQSFQLLCAQTCRLHSRFVSSAGRALLYDLHPYLWDIRNMLLAASAFVRWLDGHLLCDPDPKGTWGSCFGWCQSITAPMLLGGDAEPWARRGGLFGELQALLPVGNSCDLFYHPPPLFPSSQLYLLRPLLPLDKGELYRMCQESLDCDPKVAEILAAHPDLLGDRLLGSFLSLSPEYTFVLEDEGGPCGYAAGALCAEGFLQQRDSSWLPAIRHKYPRDLGAGASALGQDALEEALLFFHAEPPAVPLPVLRRFPSLVQLGTAPRVLDVGASRSLAICLLSALRANGSRGVFCQVSAADRQQLSFYSKLGFVALPVAWGNSPDARLLGRLL, from the exons ATGAG cccgCATGCGGTCTCTCATCGAAGCTGCCCAAGAACAGGGTGTGGAGTTTGTTTTCGCCATTTCTGCCGGCCAGGACATGGTGTTTTCGAGTGCCGGGGATcggctcctgctgcagcaaaaACTCAGGCAG AGTACTGcagctctctctgctctcccagccccaccaagTCCTGCTACTTGCTGACCCTCGGccaggagctgctcccagggATCGGTGTCATCTGGACAG GCCCAAAGGTGGTGTCACAGGAGCTCTCAGCCACactgctggaggaggtggagggtgtCCTGCGGCGCCGCCCTGTCATCTGGGACAACCTGTATGCCAACGACTATGACTGCCGACGCGTCTTCCTGGGCCCCTACACAGGACGTGCCCCTGGCCTCATGCCCAGGCTCCGTGGGCTGCTCCTCAACCCCAACTGCGAACTCCAGGCCAACTTCATCCCCATACACACACTGGGCAGCTGGTTTCAGAGCGAGCTGAGGAGCTGTGCCCACACTGATCACGCAG GGATGGAGAGTGCCGCAGCCCTGGGGGACAGCCAAGGCATGCAGGAGGGGAGCTACAGCCCCCAGGAGGCCTTGGAGCTGGCACTGCTTGACTGGGTGGCTGAGATAAACCGTCAGGCTTTGGAGCCCG GAGGAAGgaccccaggacaccccagcgTCAGCCTCAAGGGAGGAACAAGGCTGCAGCCCGGCACAGCAGGAGGACAGGAGATTGTGCCCGACCCCAAGCCCCACAACTCTGTTCCCAGTGAGGCAGACCAGCATGGCCCTGAGCCCTGCAGCATGGCACCAGGGGAGGCAAGGAGGAAGGTGACCTCGGAGCCCAAGAAGGGCAGTGGGAGCAGGACCTCTGGTGGTGGTCGGCAAAGCCCCACAGGGGAGGAGGACCAGCTCACCATGGGGAGTGGAGAGAGCTGTGagtcctcctctgctctgcccagcccagctgggagTGCCCAGTCCACAGGAACCCAAGTGGCTACCGAGACTCCCCACAGCCCAGACCCCACAATGTGCTGCAGCAATGGGGCGAACACCAGCCAGAACCTTCCCCTACCCATGCCAGGGGATGCCATGACAGGGAGTgacagcctcccccagccccccagcggCACCCAGCCTGAGGCCAGCAGGGCTGACATGCCCCAGACACCCCCAGGGACTGGGGCTGGTGCCAGCCCTGGCCACCCAGCACCACTCACTGATGGGGCTGGCGCCAGCCCTGGGCCCATGGCTCTGCTCACTGATGGGGCTGGCGCCAGCCCTGGCCCCTCTGCACTGCTCACCGATGAGGTTGGTGCTAGCCCTGGTCCCACGGCACCATTGACCCCAGAGGAGGCTgggtccagccccacagcaccggTGACCCTAGAGGAGGCTGGGTCTGGCCCCATGGTACCACTGACCCCCAAGGAGGCCAGGACCAGCCCCACAGCGCCGGTGACCCCAGAGGAGGCCAggtccagccccacagctccagtGACCCCAGAGGAGGCCAggtccagccccacagctccagtGACCCCAGAGGAGGCTgggtccagccccacagcactggTGACCCTAGAGGAGGCTGGGTCTGGCCCCATGGTACCACTGACCCCCAAGGAGGCCAggaccagccccacagcaccggTGACCCCAGAGGAGGCCAggtccagccccacagctccagtGACCTCAGAGGAGGCCAggtccagccccacagctccagtGACCCCAGAGGAGGCCAGGCCCATCCCCATGGCACCACTGAGCCCAGAGGAGGCTGGGTCCATCCCTACGGCACTGATGGCCATCAAGGAGGCCAGGTCCGACACCACAGCACAGCTGACTCTGGAGGAGGTGCGGATGCTGGTGGAGCTGTTCTACCTGCCCTACCATCATGGGCCACAGGCACAGCATCTCCTGGAGCACTTCCGGTGGCTCCGGGCAAACAGCCTCAGCGTGGGCATCCCAGCCACGGCACCCGATGCCTGTGAG GGCACGCGGTGGCGCAGCCGAGCCCAGTCCTTCCAGCTGCTCTGCGCTCAGACATGCCGCCTGCACAGCCGCTTCGTCAGCAGTGCCGGACGGGCGCTGCTCTACGACCTCCACCCTTACCTCTGGGACATCCGCAACATGCTGCTGGCCGCCAGTGCCTTCGTCCGCTGGCTGG ATGGCCATCTCCTCTGCGACCCTGACCCCAAGGGCACCTGGGGAAGCTGCTTTGGCT GGTGCCAGAGCATCACTGCCCCGATGCTGCTGGGGGGAGATGCTGAGCCCTGGGCGCGTCGGGGGGGCCTCtttggagagctgcag GCACTGCTGCCTGTGGGGAACAGCTGTGATCTCTTCTACCACCCACCTCCGCTCTTTCCGTCCAGCCAGCTGTACCTCCTGCGCCCACTGCTGCCTCTGGACAAG GGAGAGCTTTACCGAATGTGCCAGGAGAGTTTGGACTGTGACCCCAAAGTTGCAGAGATCCTTGCAGCCCACCCTGATCTCCTCGGTGACAG GCTGCTGGGCAGCTTCCTGAGCCTGAGCCCCGAGTACACGTTTGTGCTGGAGGATGAGGGTGGTCCGTGCGGCTACGCAGCCGGAGCACTCTGCGCTGAAGGCTTCCTGCAACAGCGAGACAGCAGCTGGCTGCCGGCCATACGGCACAAGTACCCCCGAGACCTGGGCGCAGGTGCCTCAGCTCTGGGACAG GATGCCCTGGAGGAAGCACTGCTCTTCTTCCACGCAGAGCCACCGGCTGtgcccctgcctgtgctgcgGCGCTTCCCCTCCCTGGTGCAGCTGGGCACGGCCCCCCGAGTGCTGGACGTGGGGGCCAGCCGCAGCCTGGCCATCTGCCTGCTGAGCGCGCTCAGGGCCAACG GGTCACGGGGAGTGTTTTGCCAGGTCAGTGCCGCTGACCGGCAGCAGCTGAGCTTCTACAGCAAGCTGGGCTTCGTCGCCCTGCCGGTGGCCTGGGGCAACTCCCCTGacgctcggctcctgggacgtctCCTCTGA
- the LOC134515796 gene encoding protein O-GlcNAcase-like isoform X5: protein MSPHAVSHRSCPRTGCGVCFRHFCRPGHGVFECRGSAPAAAKTQVAAMGCHSFALLFDDIDPCMCQADRDVFPSLAQAQASVANEVYRELGQPSVFLFCPTEYCSSLCSPSPTKSCYLLTLGQELLPGIGVIWTGPKVVSQELSATLLEEVEGVLRRRPVIWDNLYANDYDCRRVFLGPYTGRAPGLMPRLRGLLLNPNCELQANFIPIHTLGSWFQSELRSCAHTDHAGMESAAALGDSQGMQEGSYSPQEALELALLDWVAEINRQALEPGGRTPGHPSVSLKGGTRLQPGTAGGQEIVPDPKPHNSVPSEADQHGPEPCSMAPGEARRKVTSEPKKGSGSRTSGGGRQSPTGEEDQLTMGSGESCESSSALPSPAGSAQSTGTQVATETPHSPDPTMCCSNGANTSQNLPLPMPGDAMTGSDSLPQPPSGTQPEASRADMPQTPPGTGAGASPGHPAPLTDGAGASPGPMALLTDGAGASPGPSALLTDEVGASPGPTAPLTPEEAGSSPTAPVTLEEAGSGPMVPLTPKEARTSPTAPVTPEEARSSPTAPVTPEEARSSPTAPVTPEEAGSSPTALVTLEEAGSGPMVPLTPKEARTSPTAPVTPEEARSSPTAPVTSEEARSSPTAPVTPEEARPIPMAPLSPEEAGSIPTALMAIKEARSDTTAQLTLEEVRMLVELFYLPYHHGPQAQHLLEHFRWLRANSLSVGIPATAPDACEGTRWRSRAQSFQLLCAQTCRLHSRFVSSAGRALLYDLHPYLWDIRNMLLAASAFVRWLDGHLLCDPDPKGTWGSCFGWCQSITAPMLLGGDAEPWARRGGLFGELQALLPVGNSCDLFYHPPPLFPSSQLYLLRPLLPLDKGELYRMCQESLDCDPKVAEILAAHPDLLGDRLLGSFLSLSPEYTFVLEDEGGPCGYAAGALCAEGFLQQRDSSWLPAIRHKYPRDLGAGASALGQDALEEALLFFHAEPPAVPLPVLRRFPSLVQLGTAPRVLDVGASRSLAICLLSALRANGSRGVFCQVSAADRQQLSFYSKLGFVALPVAWGNSPDARLLGRLL from the exons ATGAG cccgCATGCGGTCTCTCATCGAAGCTGCCCAAGAACAGGGTGTGGAGTTTGTTTTCGCCATTTCTGCCGGCCAGGACATGGTGTTTTCGAGTGCCGGGGATcggctcctgctgcagcaaaaACTCAG GTGGCTGCCATGGGGTGCCACTCCTTCGCGCTGCTCTTCGATGACATCGACCCCTGCATGTGCCAAGCCGACAGAGACGTCTTCCCCTCCCTGGCGCAGGCTCAGGCGTCTGTGGCCAACGAGGTGTACCGGGAGCTGGGCCAACCCTCCGTCTTCCTCTTCTGCCCTACAG AGTACTGcagctctctctgctctcccagccccaccaagTCCTGCTACTTGCTGACCCTCGGccaggagctgctcccagggATCGGTGTCATCTGGACAG GCCCAAAGGTGGTGTCACAGGAGCTCTCAGCCACactgctggaggaggtggagggtgtCCTGCGGCGCCGCCCTGTCATCTGGGACAACCTGTATGCCAACGACTATGACTGCCGACGCGTCTTCCTGGGCCCCTACACAGGACGTGCCCCTGGCCTCATGCCCAGGCTCCGTGGGCTGCTCCTCAACCCCAACTGCGAACTCCAGGCCAACTTCATCCCCATACACACACTGGGCAGCTGGTTTCAGAGCGAGCTGAGGAGCTGTGCCCACACTGATCACGCAG GGATGGAGAGTGCCGCAGCCCTGGGGGACAGCCAAGGCATGCAGGAGGGGAGCTACAGCCCCCAGGAGGCCTTGGAGCTGGCACTGCTTGACTGGGTGGCTGAGATAAACCGTCAGGCTTTGGAGCCCG GAGGAAGgaccccaggacaccccagcgTCAGCCTCAAGGGAGGAACAAGGCTGCAGCCCGGCACAGCAGGAGGACAGGAGATTGTGCCCGACCCCAAGCCCCACAACTCTGTTCCCAGTGAGGCAGACCAGCATGGCCCTGAGCCCTGCAGCATGGCACCAGGGGAGGCAAGGAGGAAGGTGACCTCGGAGCCCAAGAAGGGCAGTGGGAGCAGGACCTCTGGTGGTGGTCGGCAAAGCCCCACAGGGGAGGAGGACCAGCTCACCATGGGGAGTGGAGAGAGCTGTGagtcctcctctgctctgcccagcccagctgggagTGCCCAGTCCACAGGAACCCAAGTGGCTACCGAGACTCCCCACAGCCCAGACCCCACAATGTGCTGCAGCAATGGGGCGAACACCAGCCAGAACCTTCCCCTACCCATGCCAGGGGATGCCATGACAGGGAGTgacagcctcccccagccccccagcggCACCCAGCCTGAGGCCAGCAGGGCTGACATGCCCCAGACACCCCCAGGGACTGGGGCTGGTGCCAGCCCTGGCCACCCAGCACCACTCACTGATGGGGCTGGCGCCAGCCCTGGGCCCATGGCTCTGCTCACTGATGGGGCTGGCGCCAGCCCTGGCCCCTCTGCACTGCTCACCGATGAGGTTGGTGCTAGCCCTGGTCCCACGGCACCATTGACCCCAGAGGAGGCTgggtccagccccacagcaccggTGACCCTAGAGGAGGCTGGGTCTGGCCCCATGGTACCACTGACCCCCAAGGAGGCCAGGACCAGCCCCACAGCGCCGGTGACCCCAGAGGAGGCCAggtccagccccacagctccagtGACCCCAGAGGAGGCCAggtccagccccacagctccagtGACCCCAGAGGAGGCTgggtccagccccacagcactggTGACCCTAGAGGAGGCTGGGTCTGGCCCCATGGTACCACTGACCCCCAAGGAGGCCAggaccagccccacagcaccggTGACCCCAGAGGAGGCCAggtccagccccacagctccagtGACCTCAGAGGAGGCCAggtccagccccacagctccagtGACCCCAGAGGAGGCCAGGCCCATCCCCATGGCACCACTGAGCCCAGAGGAGGCTGGGTCCATCCCTACGGCACTGATGGCCATCAAGGAGGCCAGGTCCGACACCACAGCACAGCTGACTCTGGAGGAGGTGCGGATGCTGGTGGAGCTGTTCTACCTGCCCTACCATCATGGGCCACAGGCACAGCATCTCCTGGAGCACTTCCGGTGGCTCCGGGCAAACAGCCTCAGCGTGGGCATCCCAGCCACGGCACCCGATGCCTGTGAG GGCACGCGGTGGCGCAGCCGAGCCCAGTCCTTCCAGCTGCTCTGCGCTCAGACATGCCGCCTGCACAGCCGCTTCGTCAGCAGTGCCGGACGGGCGCTGCTCTACGACCTCCACCCTTACCTCTGGGACATCCGCAACATGCTGCTGGCCGCCAGTGCCTTCGTCCGCTGGCTGG ATGGCCATCTCCTCTGCGACCCTGACCCCAAGGGCACCTGGGGAAGCTGCTTTGGCT GGTGCCAGAGCATCACTGCCCCGATGCTGCTGGGGGGAGATGCTGAGCCCTGGGCGCGTCGGGGGGGCCTCtttggagagctgcag GCACTGCTGCCTGTGGGGAACAGCTGTGATCTCTTCTACCACCCACCTCCGCTCTTTCCGTCCAGCCAGCTGTACCTCCTGCGCCCACTGCTGCCTCTGGACAAG GGAGAGCTTTACCGAATGTGCCAGGAGAGTTTGGACTGTGACCCCAAAGTTGCAGAGATCCTTGCAGCCCACCCTGATCTCCTCGGTGACAG GCTGCTGGGCAGCTTCCTGAGCCTGAGCCCCGAGTACACGTTTGTGCTGGAGGATGAGGGTGGTCCGTGCGGCTACGCAGCCGGAGCACTCTGCGCTGAAGGCTTCCTGCAACAGCGAGACAGCAGCTGGCTGCCGGCCATACGGCACAAGTACCCCCGAGACCTGGGCGCAGGTGCCTCAGCTCTGGGACAG GATGCCCTGGAGGAAGCACTGCTCTTCTTCCACGCAGAGCCACCGGCTGtgcccctgcctgtgctgcgGCGCTTCCCCTCCCTGGTGCAGCTGGGCACGGCCCCCCGAGTGCTGGACGTGGGGGCCAGCCGCAGCCTGGCCATCTGCCTGCTGAGCGCGCTCAGGGCCAACG GGTCACGGGGAGTGTTTTGCCAGGTCAGTGCCGCTGACCGGCAGCAGCTGAGCTTCTACAGCAAGCTGGGCTTCGTCGCCCTGCCGGTGGCCTGGGGCAACTCCCCTGacgctcggctcctgggacgtctCCTCTGA